The sequence CTCCAACACACTGTTGGTGAGGTTGTAATATGGTACAAAGTTTTTGGGAGGACAATTTTGTGATCTCTTATCAACAAAACTATGTCCTACAGCAATGgtttttagaaaatgaacaagaaattttacTGCAGCGTTATTTGTAAGAGCAAATAATTAGGGGGATAGAAATCTTAACCACTTTCATCAGAgttatggttaaaaaaataaggtacaTTCATTTTATGGAATTTTATTACTGTCAAGAAAAATAAGGTAAAGACTTTCCAATGAGGGAGAAAGCTAAACACATTCCCACTAACCCCCCCTCCCTAGggacaaatgaaacaacaaagagaactcaaaataaagagaaaacggAAGCTTCTATGAAGTCTTGAGGTAGCACAATCATAAACTGCTAACTCCGAAGGAGAGCTGCCAAAATACACTGAAATTTGGATACAATTTACGAAAGGCAGATCTCTGCTGATCCGACCCTGAGCTCTCCAAAACGCGCAGTTCCGCCCCAAGACCCCCACCAATACTCCTTTACCAGCCTGCCAATGGGGCACTGAACCCCGGTTCAGAGACGAGCCATCAAGGCTGGTATCTGACAGCAAAGCTGGCGTGGATGAgtagcgggggggggggggggggggagttggAGGAGGGACGAGGGGCGGAGGTAGGATGCCTGGAAGCACACAGACAAGTGGACGGCGTTTCGGGGACAAAGACATGGCAAAGGGGTTccgtggcggcggcggcggctgctaccgctgctgtttcttgttttttcttcttcttcagtatTTGAAACATTTTCGAAGATAAATTCATGAATTGTTTGtgtcatttctttcaaaattctatttttaaaaacagaagcaaacggAGGGGCAGATGCTATGCCCAGGGAAGTCAAGGATCCTAGGTTCGAATCCTGTCCCTGATCATAATTCGCTTCGCGACTCAAACTGCGTGTTTCATGATCTGTAAAAAATTGATAATCAACACCAGTCACTGGGCCGCGACGAGGGTCAACGGAAAGAATTTCTCAATTCTGCGTCCCCAATTCGCTCCTAGGTAGAAGCGGCGCCCCAATCAAGTACCGCCGCGCCACGGCCTCGGGGCATCTGGGACTTGTAGTCCGCCCGGCGGAACTCGCTGTCCCGGCAGGCTGCGCGGCGGCGGCAGGGCTACGTGGCAGGGCCGGCTGCTGCTGCGCGGGCAAGTGGGGTAAGATGGCTGCACAGCGGGGCGTGCGGGTTGTTGGGCTCTGCCCCGGAGCCCGGTTGGGTAGGGTCGTTAGGGCCCTCCTGCTACTGCTGTGGTTTGCGGCCCGCGGAAGCGCGCTTTACTTCCACATCGGGGAGACGGAAAAGAAGTGCTTTATTGAGGAGATTCCGGACGAGACCATGGTTATAGGTACGAGGGCAGGGAGAGAGTTTTCAACAAGACCGCGGTCTTGGGGCGGGGTTGCGGGAGGGTCATCTCCTCAGAGCTGGGAGCAGGCGGCGTCGGCGTGCCCTGGCGACAGCGGACTCAGCGCCACCTCGCGTTCCTTTGACTGGGCTCGCCCTGCTTGCTTCCAGGAAACTACCGGACGCAGTTGTATGACAAGCAGCGAGAGGAATACCAACCGGCCACCCCCGGGCTTGGCATGTTCGTGGAGGTTAAGGACCCAGAGGACAAGGTGAGTCGGCTCCTTAGCCCCGCTGAGCCCTCCGCTCTGAACTTGAGCGCCAGACCAAGCAGGCGCCGGTACTTCCCCTCCTAGTTTGCGCATCTGCTAGACTGGTAAAAACAGTTGGTGTTGTGGGAAGATCCTGGGTTTTCACTCCGGGCTAACCTGGGCTTTTTCAGTGCTAGCTGCTTCTCTTAACTTGTTACTGACCGCTGCATGAACCCGCCAAATCAGCTGCCTTCTCTAAGCCATTTCTTTGGTCTGTGAAATAGAAATTCATCTGTCTTATACATGTGGTGAGTGGATTAATTGTGCTAGAAACCAAAGAGTTTTGTCGACTCTAAAGCCATGACATATAGACTTTAGGATTTCACGGAACAGGGTACTTTCCAAAAAGAATGAGCAGCTTTTAATTTGACAAATAaggatattaaaacaaacaaaaaaacttcaaaacCGTTCAACTGTCACCTTTCATTTGAAAGAATGACAGCAAAAGAGTTGAAAGGGCATGAGCTATGAATAAAGTAAAGCCCTTTCCAAGAGTGGTCACATGCCAACCTAATGTCAGACTCTTCGCCCCTTCTCCAGATAGTTCGAAGGCAAGTTTTTGGTAACTGCTGCTAAGCAGCATTGGAGCTTTTAGTTTTGTGGGATGCCTAGGGCTCTGCTTGTCAACTTTTGAGGCACTTAGAGCCTTACGCACCATCAGCCCTATTCCTACCATAATACTCACTGAAGTCCCTTCTCTTCAGGTCATCCTGGCCCGGCAGTATGGCTCTGAAGGCAGGTTCACCTTTACCTCCCATACCCCTGGTGAGCACCAGATCTGTCTTCACTCCAATTCCACCAAGTTCTCCCTTTTTGCTGGAGGCATGCTGGTAAGTGGACCCATGTTGGACTCTTTCGGCCTCTAGCCCCTGGTCAAGACTGGGGACTGGTGCTACTGTAGGTGTGAGATGACTATGTCCGATTTTGTGTCTCAGTACAGCTGGGTTTCCAGTGAACATTCAGGGTGTGGTTACGGAGCTCTTTGTATGTGCTTTGGTTAGAGTATCAGCCAAGGCTTATTCTTGCCCTTGGGCCTAGAGCCCCACAGGGCCAGACACTAAGGAGGCCTCAGTCAGTGTTGgctaaatgaacaaatgaagaaagGTGGGAGGACCAGCTGTTAGGCCCTGGCAGGAAGACAGAGCAGGGCTACCTGATTCTCCTATCTTCCTTGTCTGTCTCCAGAGAGTTCATCTGGACATCCAGGTAGGTGAACATGCCAACGACTATGCAGAAATTGCTGCGAAAGACAAGTTGAGTGAGTTGCAGCTACGAGTGCGACAGCTGGTGGAGCAAGTAGAGCAGATCCAGAAAGAGCAGAACTACCAGCGGGTGAGTGGCTGAGCCAGGAGCAGTGGGCTTCCTCCCAGAAGCTGCACACTGACTTAGCCAGGAGTCACATGTCAGATTTATTATGAACCCAAGGGATTTACATGTCTGTGCTGCATTGCAAGTCTAAAAGGTGGGATGGGTATTACTAACTACTTTTAATTGAGGAGGCAGTCTCTTAAGGGGCCGTCATTATCTTATTAGGAGACACACAAAATGACAGAGCAGGAATTGATACCAACACCTTGGGTGTTATTTCCATGGTTCTCAGTGCTCCCGGGATCAAGGGTTTTAATCTCTCCTGTGTCCAGGAGGCAGGCAGGTACTATGAATGGATCTGTGACCATAATGACGGGTAGAATAGTGACCTATCTAAATGGAAACAGCTACTGTGGTCAGCTGAGGGCAGCATTGCAGAATTGCTAGCCCAGGGTTTTAAGAGGCACTTAGAGGTCTCggttttttatgtaaaaaattcTGGGTTTTAAATGTTGTCAAAACACTGTGTGAGCCAACAAAAACGTGTATGGGCTCCATccagcccctggaccaccagtTTGCAACCTGTGCACACAATATTCAAGGAGCAGTTTGGGAGACCCAGGCAGAGGGCTCAGAGCAAGTCCACTTCTGAGCGTTCCAGGACAGCTCTGTCTGATAGGGTGATACCACAGCCACTTTACCACTCCCACAGGCATCAGGGTAGGACCAGGTAAGGCTGTACCTTACAGATGAGCAAATAGACCTAGGAGAAATGAGTGGGTTGCCTGAGGTCATCTGGCTGGTGAGGGTGAAGACAGTTCCCAGGTGGGGTGGCTTTTTTCGGGCACTTGACTGGAACCTGGGCAAAGTTAGTTGGCCCTGGGACATCCTCTGGGGAGGGAACCCAGCAGTTCTAGTGGGCCCAGGTGGGGCCCAGCCAACTCAGGCTcgtcttcctttcttccctgccACAGTGGCGAGAGGAACGCTTCCGGCAGACCAGCGAGAGCACCAACCAGAGGGTGCTGTGGTGGTCTATCCTGCAGACCCTCATTCTCGTAGCCATCGGCGTCTGGCAGATGCGACACCTCAAGAGCTTCTTTGAAGCCAAGAAGCTGGTGTAGCCGTCCCAGGCTTCCCAGGCCATCCTtcctccctggctggggaagcaaGGGCCTCCTGGACTGACTTCTCTCCGGCAGGAGGCCTGGTCCCCAGCCATGGGTGTCTGCAGGGGAGAGGGGCCACAGCACAAGCTGAGGGTAGCAGCTTGGCTGGCTAATACTGAGCAGGTGGTAGGGTAaatgcctgccccctcccctgggccctTTGCAGTAATCTGAAGCCACTGGGAGCCCTACTGACACCTCAGAATCACAGTGTTACTTATCAGGGATGTGAGCCTATTGTCTGGGatgactggggggaggggagtgggtggGCAAGCCAAgtcttccttctgtcttcctttcctAACTTGGAATTTTGACCAAGTTGGGGCATGATTCCCTGCCACCCAGGAAACCTCACTATTCCCTCCTTGGGCCTAGACCCAGCCTGCTGATCCGGGGTGTGTGTGTCAATTGAGGGTGGGGTAGAGGGAGTTGCAGTGTGGGAAGGTAGCCCTGAGGTGGACCCCAGGTTCTTCACGTGGTTGTTCTTTTGGGGACTAGAGAAACTGGGGTTAGGCCAAATAGAGGCCTTGGTGCTGGTTGGGGATGGGGCCTGCAGAGTCTTAGttactgatttcattttcaaTAAGTTTAGGTTTGTTACATTGGtttcccaataaaaaaaaattaacttcttgTCCAGTGTAAAGTTACTCTACTGTCAGTGGGCATAGCACTGCAATGTGCTTGAGGGAGTGTCAGTTTTTCCAATGGGAAAAGCACTTCACATTCTGTGTACCCACCTGTGAACTTCATACTTTTCATCCTCTCCATACCCTCCAGTGACAGTGGGTGGTGGTTTTGCCCAAGACCATCTAACAAGTGAAAAGTAGGTGGACAGAATTGTTGTGGTGCTTCAAGGAAGTGCCTAGTTAGTGAAGGTACTGCACATTGAACAGAGGAATGCTGCAGGTGTGGAAAGGACAGGAATCCCTGagttgggggcaggagggggataCTGATGGACTTAACCAATAGCATGGGATCTCAGCAGCGACCTTGAAGGAGAGGAAGGATTCTGATGAAAGAAGGCAGGACAGGGGTGGTTGAGGAAAACAGGCAAACAGCTGGTATGCAGATAGATGGGCATTGTTTCAGCTGGAGTTGAGGGGGCGGGGTTGTgagaaagctggaaagaaaagTTGGTTAGAGTTAGAAGAGCCTTGAACGCCAGGTAAGAGATTTGGATATTACCCAGTGTTCAACAAAGTTTTGAGTATTAGAACACCCTGAATATAAACTGAGGAAGGTTAATCCAACAGTGTGTGAGAAGGAGACGGGGTGGGGAGGCAAGTTTGGGGACTACTTGAACTGTCAGGAGAATGTAGTCTGAGCTCATATTGCCACTTAGACCTCcacatttagggaaaaaaaaaaacttttaagaacaGCTTTAGAATTgcagaaaaattgtgaagatagtTTACATCATGCAGTAGTATGGTATATTTGTTaatgttaaaatgaatgaatcaatagtGATAGTCCATGCTTTATGCAGATTTCCTTAGTTGTTACATAGTGTCTTTTTTGTTCCAGGAGCCCATCTAGAAGATACCATTGTTACATTTAGTTGTCTCCttgggctcctcttggctgtgacagtttctcagactttcctccTTTATTACCTTGACAGTTTTCAGGGATACTGGTCAGGCATTTTGTAGATTTCCCTCAATTGCAATtggtctgatgtttttctcatgattagactggggtccTGGGTTTTTGAAAGACCACAAAAGGAAAGTGCCATTCTCATCCCATCATATTAAGGGTACTAATTATCAACATGATTGTGGATGTCACagtttaaaataagttaatttggaTTTTTACATGAAACCTGACTTAGATCTGATACTAGTGGGGCTTCATCCTGATGCGACAACAATTAGCTGGACTGAATGGGAGCTATCCCCTTAAGATGGGCTTGTGCTTTCCAGGTCAGGCCCATCTCCCATTTTCCATCTTTGGCCTTACCTGACTGTCTCTGCAGGGGTCAGCCTTGACTTTGTCATCAGCCAAATCTAGGCTGGATTTTTCGAGGTTCTGGTATAAGGTACGCTGCCCTGGGAGAGCTTAGCAGTAAGGGGACTGG comes from Tursiops truncatus isolate mTurTru1 chromosome 3, mTurTru1.mat.Y, whole genome shotgun sequence and encodes:
- the LOC101330680 gene encoding transmembrane emp24 domain-containing protein 9 isoform X2 — protein: MAAQRGVRVVGLCPGARLGRVVRALLLLLWFAARGSALYFHIGETEKKCFIEEIPDETMVIGNYRTQLYDKQREEYQPATPGLGMFVEVKDPEDKVILARQYGSEGRFTFTSHTPGEHQICLHSNSTKFSLFAGGMLWREERFRQTSESTNQRVLWWSILQTLILVAIGVWQMRHLKSFFEAKKLV
- the LOC101330680 gene encoding transmembrane emp24 domain-containing protein 9 isoform X1, coding for MAAQRGVRVVGLCPGARLGRVVRALLLLLWFAARGSALYFHIGETEKKCFIEEIPDETMVIGNYRTQLYDKQREEYQPATPGLGMFVEVKDPEDKVILARQYGSEGRFTFTSHTPGEHQICLHSNSTKFSLFAGGMLRVHLDIQVGEHANDYAEIAAKDKLSELQLRVRQLVEQVEQIQKEQNYQRWREERFRQTSESTNQRVLWWSILQTLILVAIGVWQMRHLKSFFEAKKLV